A genomic segment from Bradyrhizobium sp. ISRA430 encodes:
- a CDS encoding zinc ribbon domain-containing protein: MPVYEYLCNDCGPFTDMRPMAECDDPQDCPRCETESPRVILTAPAFFCMPSDKRKAHATNEKSRHAPKTLDQYKAAHGPGCGCCGTGTKKKPGRLVTKSKSGAVGFPTARPWMISH; this comes from the coding sequence ATGCCCGTCTACGAATATCTCTGCAATGATTGCGGCCCGTTCACCGACATGCGGCCGATGGCCGAATGCGATGATCCGCAGGACTGTCCGCGCTGCGAGACGGAATCGCCGCGCGTGATCCTGACCGCGCCGGCGTTCTTCTGCATGCCGTCGGACAAGCGCAAGGCGCACGCCACCAATGAGAAGAGCCGGCACGCGCCGAAGACGCTCGATCAGTACAAGGCCGCGCACGGCCCGGGCTGCGGCTGCTGTGGGACCGGCACCAAGAAGAAACCGGGGCGGCTGGTGACGAAGAGCAAGAGCGGCGCCGTCGGCTTCCCGACCGCGCGGCCCTGGATGATCAGCCACTGA